The following coding sequences are from one Streptococcus mitis window:
- a CDS encoding Gfo/Idh/MocA family protein: MLKLGVIGTGAISHHFIEAAHSSGEYKLVAVYSRKLETAATFASRYQNIQLFDKVEDFFKNSFDVVYIASPNSLHFAQAKATLSAGKHVILEKPAVTQPQEWLDLRHTAEKNHCFIFEAARNYHEKAFTIIKNFLADKQILGADFNYAKYSSKMPNLLAGETPNVFSDRFAGGALMDLGIYPLYAAVRLFGKAQDATYQAQQLDNSIDLNGDGILFYPDFQVHIKAGKNITSNLACEIYTTDGTLTLNTIEHVSSAIFTDHQGNQVQLPIQQAPHTMTEEVAAFAHMIQQPDLNLYQTWLEDASSVHELLYTMRQTAGIRFEAEK, translated from the coding sequence ATGCTTAAATTAGGTGTCATCGGAACAGGGGCTATTAGCCACCACTTCATAGAAGCAGCCCATTCCAGTGGAGAATACAAGCTGGTCGCAGTCTATTCTAGAAAACTAGAAACTGCAGCAACCTTTGCTTCTCGCTACCAGAATATCCAACTCTTTGATAAAGTAGAGGACTTCTTCAAGAACTCCTTTGATGTGGTCTATATTGCTAGCCCAAACTCCTTGCATTTTGCTCAGGCAAAAGCTACATTGTCTGCAGGTAAACATGTCATTCTTGAAAAGCCAGCCGTCACTCAGCCACAAGAATGGCTAGATTTGAGACATACCGCTGAGAAAAATCACTGTTTTATATTCGAAGCGGCACGGAACTACCATGAAAAAGCTTTCACTATCATCAAAAACTTTTTAGCAGACAAACAAATTTTGGGAGCAGATTTCAACTATGCCAAGTATTCTTCCAAAATGCCTAACTTGTTGGCTGGGGAGACACCAAATGTCTTTTCAGATCGTTTTGCTGGTGGAGCGCTTATGGATTTGGGGATTTATCCTCTCTACGCTGCCGTTCGCCTCTTTGGAAAGGCTCAGGACGCAACCTATCAGGCTCAACAGCTTGACAATAGCATTGACCTAAATGGAGACGGAATTCTCTTCTATCCTGACTTTCAAGTTCATATCAAGGCCGGGAAAAACATCACTTCCAATCTCGCTTGCGAGATTTATACGACAGATGGAACCCTGACGCTCAACACCATCGAACATGTCAGCTCGGCTATTTTTACCGACCATCAAGGCAATCAAGTCCAACTCCCTATCCAACAGGCTCCTCATACGATGACTGAGGAAGTCGCTGCATTTGCACACATGATCCAGCAACCAGATCTAAATCTCTACCAAACTTGGCTGGAAGATGCAAGTTCAGTTCATGAGCTACTATATACTATGCGCCAGACTGCTGGCATTAGATTCGAGGCAGAAAAATGA